A part of Prolixibacteraceae bacterium genomic DNA contains:
- a CDS encoding undecaprenyl/decaprenyl-phosphate alpha-N-acetylglucosaminyl 1-phosphate transferase, which produces MSVVLINIIAIVTSLFVTMACVPTLVHVSKEKKLFDEPNGRSATKIIVPTLGGLAVYLGFITSLTMVHSWLILPNLSLIMGCLTIMLFLGLKDDILVLSPKKKLVIQLFVASLLVVAGDFRFTSLHGCFGIESIPYFISYIISVFACIVIINAFNLIDGIDGLASGLSILISTFFGIWFSINNNPEFSIYCFCLSSGLAGFFYYNFKGGKNKIFMGDTGSMLIGTLMYIFVVNFNELNLHPNTLNFPIDSAPAVSFGLLIYPLYDVLRVFTIRILQKKSPMSPDKNHIHHRMLALGLSHHYSTMIIIGFNFVFVVSVILLQSVGNDLLFAYILIAFGSISTIPSIIIARQELICKNDPYQKVFIPRFFRKTGISENKILPESNIRANNTQASNKSHEELI; this is translated from the coding sequence ATGAGTGTTGTGTTAATTAATATTATTGCCATAGTAACATCTTTATTTGTCACAATGGCTTGTGTTCCTACACTAGTACATGTATCTAAAGAAAAAAAGTTATTTGATGAACCCAATGGACGTTCTGCTACCAAAATAATAGTTCCGACTTTAGGTGGATTAGCAGTGTATCTTGGCTTTATCACAAGTTTGACAATGGTACATTCATGGCTAATTCTCCCAAATCTATCTTTAATAATGGGATGCTTAACAATTATGCTTTTTTTGGGATTAAAGGATGATATTCTCGTTCTATCACCAAAAAAGAAATTGGTCATTCAATTGTTTGTCGCTTCATTACTGGTAGTTGCAGGAGACTTTAGATTCACATCACTACATGGTTGTTTTGGAATTGAGTCGATTCCATATTTCATAAGTTACATCATCTCTGTCTTTGCTTGCATCGTTATTATTAATGCATTCAATCTTATTGATGGAATTGATGGATTAGCATCAGGACTATCTATTCTCATCTCTACATTTTTTGGGATTTGGTTTTCTATTAACAATAATCCAGAATTTTCAATCTACTGCTTTTGCTTATCAAGTGGATTAGCCGGTTTTTTCTACTACAACTTTAAAGGAGGTAAAAACAAGATATTTATGGGAGATACAGGTTCGATGTTAATTGGAACATTAATGTATATTTTTGTCGTCAATTTCAACGAATTAAATCTACACCCAAACACCCTAAATTTCCCAATAGATTCTGCTCCTGCTGTATCATTTGGTTTACTTATCTATCCGCTATATGATGTTTTAAGAGTATTTACAATTCGTATTTTACAGAAAAAATCTCCAATGAGTCCAGATAAAAACCATATCCATCATAGAATGCTTGCATTAGGTTTGTCACATCATTATTCTACAATGATTATTATTGGATTTAACTTTGTATTTGTAGTGTCTGTCATTTTACTTCAATCAGTCGGTAATGACCTTTTATTTGCATATATATTAATTGCTTTTGGTAGCATATCAACAATCCCTTCAATTATCATTGCAAGACAAGAGCTTATTTGTAAAAATGATCCTTATCAAAAAGTTTTTATTCCTCGCTTCTTTAGAAAAACAGGGATTTCAGAAAACAAGATACTCCCTGAAAGCAATATAAGAGCAAATAATACACAAGCTTCAAATAAATCTCATGAAGAACTGATCTAA
- a CDS encoding efflux RND transporter permease subunit, with protein MLMGLLIKTAILITELASSKRDNEGKSISEAAYEAAKERLRPILMTSMTMVIGMIPLALATGVGSNGNKSLGLGIVGGMSIGIIGLLFMVPVFFILFKKIEEYFKALRPSNSIDKLEDVES; from the coding sequence ATGCTGATGGGACTACTTATTAAAACGGCCATCTTAATTACAGAACTTGCAAGTTCGAAAAGAGACAATGAGGGAAAATCCATATCAGAAGCTGCATATGAAGCAGCGAAAGAACGTCTTCGTCCAATTCTTATGACCTCTATGACCATGGTTATTGGAATGATACCTCTCGCACTTGCAACAGGTGTAGGTTCAAATGGAAATAAATCTTTAGGGTTAGGTATTGTTGGAGGAATGTCAATTGGAATTATAGGACTTCTATTTATGGTTCCTGTTTTCTTTATCCTATTCAAAAAAATCGAAGAATATTTCAAGGCATTAAGACCAAGCAATTCGATTGACAAACTAGAGGATGTTGAATCTTAA
- a CDS encoding efflux RND transporter periplasmic adaptor subunit: MNRYFFVIVISLMVLASCDSKRSQQMQQGPVPYEVITLKNQSKDIESSYTTSIRGKQEIKIFPQISGYLQKIFIDEGSFVKKGQILFIIQQAPFMAAYKTSRANVEVAKANVETAQITYESKKTLYDQKIISEVEFKLSKATLSSAKAQLTSSKAEMDRVKTNRSFTELRSPCDGVVGKITVREGNLVSPTMTQAITEVASTNEMFAYFSLPQSEVVGLISKYGDLEQTINSLPKVSLRLSNGKLYNEKGIIKTISGIVDKRTGAVSVRASFPNSQRVLLSGSNGRVLMNHHFENMIIIPQSATYEIQNKTYVYRVIDGVTKSTIVEVSSINDGRKYIVTKGLKVGEKIIAKGASLVREDTPVQTL; this comes from the coding sequence ATGAATCGTTATTTTTTTGTAATTGTAATTAGTCTTATGGTACTAGCAAGTTGTGATTCGAAACGATCTCAACAAATGCAACAAGGCCCAGTGCCCTATGAAGTAATTACACTAAAGAATCAATCAAAAGATATTGAAAGTAGTTATACGACTTCTATTAGAGGGAAACAAGAGATTAAGATCTTTCCACAAATTTCAGGATATCTACAAAAAATATTTATAGATGAAGGAAGTTTTGTAAAGAAAGGTCAAATTCTCTTTATAATTCAACAAGCACCATTCATGGCAGCTTATAAAACATCCAGAGCCAATGTAGAAGTTGCAAAGGCTAATGTTGAAACAGCACAAATAACCTACGAGAGTAAAAAAACTCTTTATGATCAAAAGATCATATCAGAAGTAGAGTTTAAATTAAGTAAAGCAACACTATCAAGTGCAAAAGCACAACTTACATCCTCGAAAGCCGAAATGGATCGAGTGAAAACAAACCGTTCTTTTACGGAGTTAAGAAGTCCATGTGATGGTGTTGTTGGTAAGATTACTGTTCGTGAAGGGAATTTGGTTAGTCCTACGATGACACAAGCAATCACAGAAGTTGCAAGTACAAATGAGATGTTTGCATATTTTTCATTACCCCAGTCTGAGGTTGTAGGTTTAATATCAAAATATGGAGACCTTGAACAAACGATTAATTCTCTGCCCAAAGTTTCTCTGCGACTATCCAATGGTAAATTGTATAATGAGAAAGGAATAATCAAAACGATTAGTGGTATCGTAGATAAAAGAACGGGGGCCGTTTCAGTAAGAGCTAGCTTCCCAAATTCACAAAGAGTATTATTGAGTGGAAGTAATGGTAGGGTATTAATGAATCACCATTTTGAAAACATGATTATAATACCTCAAAGTGCCACTTATGAAATCCAAAATAAGACATATGTATACCGTGTAATCGATGGAGTAACAAAATCAACCATAGTTGAAGTTTCATCCATCAATGATGGTAGAAAGTACATTGTTACTAAAGGATTAAAAGTCGGAGAGAAAATCATTGCTAAAGGAGCAAGTCTCGTAAGAGAAGACACTCCTGTTCAAACATTGTAA
- a CDS encoding efflux RND transporter permease subunit: MKTNTFINRPILSVVISLLILLAGIIGLKSMSVEQFPDIAPPTVFVETSYPGASASVLEKTVATQLENAINGVENMIYMTSESSNNGTVFVTVYFKQGTDPDMATVNVQNRVATVTGLLPAEVTKIGVTTQKQQNSILRSITLSSPNGTYDGSFLGNYFSINLKPQILRIKGVGKVQSYSPDYALRIWLDPLKMSQYRLQPSDIQNALDNQNIEIALGDFGGQSTNTFQYTVRYKGRLNSIDKFENIIIQTSETGEQLHLKDVAQIELGKSDYNFDGDGYGVYGAIYQAAGSNALEVNNQIDQLIGELRKTLPKDVEITTFTNSNDFLQSSIKKVLKTLIEAIILVILVVYFFLQDIRATLIPTLSIFVSIIGTFAIIYMLGFTLNLLTLFALVLAIGTVVDDAIVVVEAVMANFQKGESNSYLATIKSMKGLTTVLSVSTLIFMAVFIPISFVLGTNGVFYKQFGITMAVAVGISLINSLTLSPALSALILRPYNPNTTYKANIAIKKAYNATFNAIYGRYQNAISKLIKRQWLGWSIFALTIVGTVVLIKNTNTGFVPNEDMGVVYVNMSTAEGNTIHQTKEITERVIDRLKTIPEVENYTRVIGFSFAGGTGSNNAFIPVKLKHWDQRSGDSSDINSVINKIYGMTSDITDASIVCFGDPVVPGYGMNNSIELHIQNKSGADINSLYSVTQDFVAALNQHKEIGEAFSGYKINSAQYLVDVDVALCQQKGIQPRDVLSVLSGYYGGIYASNINRYSKVYRVMVQAENKYRLNSKSLENIFISIKGEMAPISQFISLKKIYGPTMLSHFNLFPSISVNAMTAEGYSSGDAIAKIKELADEKLPKGYGYEFGGMTREESNQSNAIWIVFGISALFVYLILAGLYESFFIPLAVMFSVPFGILGSFIFAINPTVI; the protein is encoded by the coding sequence ATGAAAACAAATACATTTATAAACCGTCCGATATTATCTGTCGTAATATCACTACTTATTTTACTTGCGGGTATCATTGGACTGAAAAGTATGTCTGTTGAACAATTTCCAGACATCGCCCCTCCAACAGTATTCGTTGAAACCTCATATCCAGGAGCTAGTGCTTCCGTATTAGAGAAGACTGTTGCTACCCAATTGGAGAATGCCATCAATGGTGTAGAGAACATGATATACATGACATCCGAATCATCTAATAATGGAACCGTTTTTGTCACAGTATACTTTAAACAAGGAACAGATCCAGACATGGCTACTGTCAATGTTCAAAATAGAGTAGCAACAGTTACAGGATTACTTCCAGCAGAAGTTACAAAGATTGGGGTGACAACTCAAAAGCAACAAAATAGTATTTTACGTTCAATCACATTATCTAGTCCCAATGGTACTTATGATGGATCATTCTTAGGCAACTACTTCTCGATCAATTTAAAACCTCAGATATTACGTATTAAAGGGGTTGGAAAAGTTCAGTCATACAGTCCTGATTATGCATTGAGAATTTGGCTAGATCCACTTAAAATGTCTCAATATAGGCTCCAACCATCTGACATACAAAATGCGCTTGACAATCAAAATATAGAGATTGCACTTGGTGATTTTGGAGGCCAATCTACCAATACGTTTCAGTATACTGTTAGATATAAAGGTCGACTTAATTCCATTGATAAATTTGAGAATATTATTATACAAACAAGTGAAACAGGAGAACAACTTCACCTTAAAGATGTTGCCCAAATCGAACTTGGCAAATCAGACTACAACTTCGACGGAGATGGTTACGGAGTCTATGGTGCTATCTATCAAGCAGCAGGATCAAATGCACTAGAGGTTAATAACCAAATTGATCAACTTATTGGTGAATTAAGAAAGACACTTCCAAAGGATGTAGAAATCACAACATTCACAAATTCAAATGATTTCCTTCAAAGTTCGATTAAGAAAGTTTTGAAAACCTTAATTGAAGCAATTATCCTTGTAATACTTGTTGTGTACTTTTTTCTTCAAGACATAAGAGCTACATTAATTCCGACACTTTCTATTTTTGTATCAATTATTGGAACATTCGCCATTATATATATGCTTGGGTTTACTCTAAACTTACTTACACTTTTTGCATTAGTTCTGGCCATTGGTACGGTAGTAGATGATGCTATCGTGGTAGTAGAAGCAGTTATGGCAAACTTCCAAAAAGGAGAGAGCAACTCTTATCTAGCGACAATTAAGTCCATGAAAGGTCTTACAACAGTTCTTAGTGTTAGTACACTAATCTTTATGGCAGTTTTTATTCCAATTTCATTTGTTTTAGGAACCAATGGGGTCTTTTATAAACAATTCGGGATAACGATGGCTGTTGCTGTTGGAATATCATTAATAAATTCATTGACTTTAAGTCCAGCATTAAGTGCTCTTATATTACGTCCCTACAATCCCAATACGACTTACAAAGCCAATATTGCAATAAAAAAAGCTTACAATGCGACCTTTAATGCAATCTATGGTAGATATCAAAATGCAATATCGAAGTTGATTAAGAGACAATGGCTCGGTTGGAGTATCTTTGCATTAACAATTGTTGGAACAGTTGTACTTATCAAAAACACCAATACTGGTTTTGTCCCAAATGAAGACATGGGCGTTGTATATGTCAATATGTCAACAGCAGAAGGCAATACAATTCACCAAACAAAAGAAATTACTGAGAGGGTTATTGATCGACTTAAAACAATCCCAGAGGTTGAAAATTATACACGGGTTATAGGCTTTAGTTTTGCTGGAGGAACAGGTTCGAATAATGCTTTTATTCCTGTCAAACTAAAACATTGGGATCAAAGAAGTGGAGATAGCTCTGACATCAACAGTGTAATAAATAAAATATACGGAATGACATCTGATATTACAGATGCATCTATAGTTTGTTTCGGAGACCCTGTTGTTCCAGGTTATGGAATGAACAATAGTATAGAATTACATATTCAAAATAAAAGTGGCGCAGATATAAACTCACTATATAGTGTAACTCAAGATTTTGTAGCAGCTTTAAATCAACATAAAGAAATTGGTGAAGCATTCTCAGGATATAAGATTAACTCGGCACAATATCTTGTAGATGTAGATGTAGCCCTTTGTCAACAAAAAGGGATACAACCTAGAGATGTCTTATCTGTTCTGAGTGGATATTATGGAGGAATTTATGCTTCAAATATTAATCGATATTCAAAAGTGTACAGAGTTATGGTACAAGCAGAAAACAAATACCGATTAAACTCTAAGTCTTTAGAAAACATTTTCATTTCAATAAAAGGAGAGATGGCTCCTATCAGTCAATTCATTTCGTTAAAGAAAATATATGGACCTACGATGCTATCTCATTTCAACTTATTCCCCTCTATTTCGGTGAATGCCATGACGGCAGAAGGATACAGTTCCGGTGATGCTATTGCAAAAATAAAGGAGCTTGCTGATGAGAAACTACCTAAAGGATACGGATATGAGTTTGGCGGAATGACTAGAGAGGAGAGTAATCAATCAAATGCTATATGGATAGTATTCGGAATATCTGCATTGTTTGTTTATTTAATCCTTGCGGGACTATACGAAAGTTTTTTTATTCCATTAGCTGTAATGTTTTCTGTTCCATTTGGCATACTCGGCAGTTTTATCTTTGCTATTAACCCGACGGTAATTTAA
- a CDS encoding LytTR family DNA-binding domain-containing protein yields the protein MNILVIEYEKHNQNRIIRLLKEINHNNTIVGVTPSVEESIEFLNTNVAIDLIIADICLSDGLSFEIFNIVKTDIPIIFTTAFDEYAIQAFNFNSVDYLLKPIKKDDLANAVNKVKQKERQSASSEIQALLHHFNQTQKNYRNRFLLPYKDGFRTINTRDIHHIHIENKITNLCLKDQKNYIITYSIEELEEQLNPQYFFRANRQYIIHIDSIKHIANYYNGKLKIILTDIEKTEIIISKDKSRVFKDWLDQ from the coding sequence ATGAACATACTTGTGATAGAGTATGAAAAACACAACCAAAACAGAATCATCCGTCTTCTAAAAGAAATCAATCATAACAATACCATCGTAGGTGTAACCCCAAGTGTTGAAGAATCTATCGAATTCCTAAATACAAATGTAGCAATTGATCTTATAATAGCAGACATATGCTTATCTGATGGTTTAAGCTTCGAAATATTTAATATTGTTAAAACGGATATCCCGATTATATTCACAACAGCATTCGACGAATATGCCATACAAGCATTTAATTTCAATAGTGTTGATTATCTATTAAAGCCAATTAAAAAGGATGATCTAGCCAATGCCGTTAATAAAGTAAAACAGAAAGAAAGACAATCTGCATCAAGTGAAATTCAAGCATTATTACACCATTTTAATCAGACTCAAAAGAACTACAGAAACAGGTTTCTACTCCCCTACAAAGATGGTTTTAGGACAATCAATACTAGAGATATACATCACATCCATATTGAAAACAAGATTACGAATTTATGCTTAAAAGATCAAAAAAATTATATCATAACTTATTCAATCGAAGAGCTTGAAGAACAGCTCAACCCACAGTATTTTTTTAGGGCTAATCGGCAATACATTATTCATATCGACAGTATTAAGCATATAGCTAATTACTATAATGGAAAACTAAAAATAATATTAACCGACATTGAAAAAACTGAAATTATTATTAGTAAAGATAAATCTAGGGTATTCAAAGACTGGCTAGACCAATAA
- a CDS encoding IS630 family transposase: MEKIDYRTLPESERLIQRKNAIRLIKMGKKKQDVAKLLGVRATTISSWVKKNKANGLSGLQSKKKGVKSEDLKLLTLEQEKLIQSLILDKMPDQLKLNFALWTRKAVQELILDQFGIVIAITTTGDYLRRWGFTPQKPKKRAYEQNSVAVQKWLDEDYPSIARKAKAENAEIHWGDETGVKNNCNHGRSYSLKGRTPVKKSMSKKFSINLISTVTNQGKVQFMIYSGSMNSDRLIEFMTQLIKTSKKKIFLILDNLKVHHSKIVKEWVSDNKNKIELFFLPSYSPDRNPDEFLNCDLKQGLSMKPSPRTQEKLTQNVKDHMTMLKESPYRVKKYFKADSIKYAA, encoded by the coding sequence ATGGAAAAAATAGACTATCGAACGCTACCTGAATCGGAACGCCTCATTCAAAGAAAGAATGCGATTCGTTTAATAAAAATGGGTAAAAAGAAGCAAGATGTAGCAAAACTTCTTGGAGTTCGAGCCACTACAATATCTTCTTGGGTAAAGAAAAACAAAGCTAATGGTCTTTCAGGATTACAATCAAAGAAGAAAGGTGTAAAATCAGAAGATTTAAAGTTGCTTACCCTAGAACAAGAAAAACTAATACAGAGTCTAATTCTTGATAAGATGCCCGACCAGTTAAAGCTAAACTTTGCTTTATGGACAAGAAAGGCTGTACAGGAACTTATTCTAGATCAATTTGGTATAGTTATAGCAATAACTACTACTGGCGACTATCTACGTCGTTGGGGATTTACCCCACAAAAGCCAAAAAAGAGAGCTTATGAGCAAAACTCTGTAGCTGTTCAAAAGTGGCTAGATGAAGACTATCCCTCTATCGCAAGAAAAGCAAAAGCTGAAAATGCCGAAATACATTGGGGAGATGAAACGGGGGTCAAAAACAACTGCAACCATGGACGTAGTTATTCCCTAAAAGGGAGAACTCCTGTAAAAAAGAGTATGTCTAAAAAATTCTCTATTAACCTGATTTCTACAGTAACAAATCAAGGTAAAGTTCAATTTATGATCTACTCTGGTTCGATGAATTCAGACCGATTAATTGAATTTATGACACAACTTATAAAGACTTCTAAAAAGAAAATATTTTTGATATTAGACAATCTTAAAGTACACCATAGTAAGATCGTAAAAGAATGGGTATCTGACAATAAGAATAAAATAGAACTCTTTTTCTTACCATCATACTCTCCTGATAGAAATCCAGATGAATTTCTGAATTGCGATTTGAAACAAGGTTTATCTATGAAGCCCTCACCTAGAACACAAGAGAAGTTAACCCAAAATGTCAAAGATCATATGACTATGCTTAAAGAATCACCTTATAGAGTGAAAAAATACTTTAAAGCTGATAGCATTAAATACGCAGCTTAA
- a CDS encoding GntR family transcriptional regulator has protein sequence MKILKGEWLEEDKIPSIRSLSLELELNPNTIKKAINELILRKIIYKSNNGGFSVSYDALKIITEKIKYDFFTSKLPDIFECLYLCEIPFDEVEKRYQIFKMKKENQRMII, from the coding sequence GTGAAAATATTAAAGGGAGAGTGGTTAGAGGAAGATAAAATTCCTTCGATAAGAAGTTTATCACTTGAGTTAGAGCTGAATCCCAATACAATTAAAAAAGCAATTAATGAATTAATATTACGCAAAATCATATACAAGAGTAACAATGGTGGGTTCAGTGTTTCTTATGATGCATTAAAAATCATCACAGAAAAGATTAAGTATGACTTCTTTACATCGAAGCTTCCTGATATCTTTGAATGTTTATATTTATGTGAGATTCCTTTTGATGAAGTTGAAAAGAGATATCAGATATTTAAAATGAAAAAAGAGAATCAACGAATGATTATATGA
- a CDS encoding efflux transporter outer membrane subunit — MQKFTLIITAVILFSSCGLYTKYQTPHLDKEQWLNQDIVSINKGFIMPSWDDFFEDQELIKLIEEGLSNNVDLKVAELNIEKNKALLTNAKLSVLPSFILSPNATISSIGGNKASQSYQLPLTASWEVGVTGKVRNNKLKAKASLEQTEIYVQKVKTDLIAMIANNYFTIKMFDMQLESSRASAINLKSNIRVMKSLKQAGLQTDAAVQQAISNFHRIEISIKDLEKQILQTEHALSILLFRTPGIIERSTEKGQIELKNIENGICFLNLSNRPDVRFNELELAKLYYDTNIARGAFYPSITLKGSIGWSWNGSITSNPADLLISTVGSIAQPIFMQGRNRANLKVAKASYDQARLNYQQTLLKAGNEVNDALIIYDTAVRKLKIRDEQIKALKKAVSETELLMIGGKNTYLEVLTAQDSYLRAKIENSSEWFEALQGKINLFKSLGGYK; from the coding sequence ATGCAAAAATTCACACTAATTATCACAGCTGTTATTTTATTCAGCAGCTGTGGGTTATACACAAAATATCAAACACCACATCTTGATAAAGAGCAGTGGTTAAATCAAGATATTGTCTCTATAAATAAAGGCTTCATAATGCCTTCATGGGATGATTTTTTTGAAGATCAAGAACTTATTAAACTAATCGAAGAAGGATTGTCTAATAATGTAGACCTTAAAGTTGCAGAATTGAATATTGAAAAGAATAAAGCTCTATTAACAAATGCTAAGCTTTCGGTATTACCCTCATTCATACTTTCACCGAATGCAACCATTTCAAGTATTGGAGGAAACAAAGCAAGTCAATCTTACCAACTTCCTTTAACTGCAAGTTGGGAAGTCGGAGTTACAGGAAAGGTCAGAAATAACAAGCTTAAAGCAAAAGCATCATTAGAACAAACCGAGATATACGTACAAAAAGTCAAGACAGACTTAATTGCAATGATTGCTAATAATTATTTCACGATTAAGATGTTTGATATGCAATTAGAGTCATCAAGAGCTTCTGCAATAAATTTAAAGAGCAATATCCGGGTAATGAAAAGTTTAAAACAAGCGGGTTTACAAACAGATGCAGCAGTTCAACAAGCGATATCAAACTTTCATCGAATAGAAATATCGATTAAAGACCTTGAAAAACAAATATTACAAACAGAACATGCATTATCTATCCTACTTTTTCGTACACCAGGGATAATTGAAAGAAGTACAGAAAAAGGTCAAATAGAACTTAAAAACATCGAGAATGGAATCTGTTTTCTGAACCTTTCCAATAGGCCTGATGTTCGCTTTAATGAATTAGAACTTGCAAAACTGTATTACGATACCAATATAGCAAGAGGAGCTTTCTACCCATCTATAACTTTAAAAGGTAGCATCGGTTGGTCATGGAATGGTTCTATTACGAGTAATCCTGCTGATCTTCTAATCAGCACGGTTGGATCTATTGCACAGCCAATATTTATGCAAGGACGCAACCGAGCGAACCTTAAAGTTGCAAAAGCATCTTATGATCAAGCACGATTGAACTATCAGCAAACATTATTAAAGGCAGGAAATGAAGTTAATGATGCACTTATCATCTATGACACAGCAGTTCGAAAACTAAAAATCAGAGATGAACAAATAAAAGCTCTAAAAAAAGCGGTGTCTGAAACTGAATTATTAATGATAGGAGGTAAAAATACATACCTCGAAGTTCTGACAGCTCAAGACTCATACTTAAGAGCAAAAATTGAGAATAGCTCAGAATGGTTTGAAGCGCTACAAGGAAAAATTAATCTCTTTAAATCATTAGGTGGATATAAATAA
- a CDS encoding histidine kinase, which produces MNFSLNSIKGKATITIIVFILGFLTFSINEFKTFEEFINHFESDNSFIESLVSLLLNYIQVEVSIFYIKIISRFNFLGNNKQLELLFKSLILLLFNVITTFIVILLFKPLCEPKEISEYHFLSIMYSQMVIITFITSIYHNIFYLEQQLKLEKENDEVMIKSLKDREIANNAELTALKLQIDPHFMFNNFSILTELIETRTCLASDFLEKLSDVYRYIIQNYSHNFIRIEEEIAFLKAYLFLIKIRYEERINIEISNTVEEIEGEIPPVVLQLLVENAIKHNVASLKHPLTIKIWVEDQLLIVQNNLNIRKSNYNSTKVGQKNIFRRYELLNIRIKPQIIKSKTSYTVKLPIV; this is translated from the coding sequence ATGAATTTTTCCTTAAACTCTATAAAGGGTAAAGCAACCATTACCATTATTGTTTTCATTCTAGGCTTTCTTACATTTAGCATTAATGAATTTAAAACTTTTGAAGAATTCATAAATCACTTCGAATCAGACAATTCTTTCATCGAATCATTAGTAAGCCTTTTGCTTAACTATATACAAGTAGAAGTCTCCATCTTTTACATAAAAATCATCAGTCGATTCAATTTTTTAGGTAACAACAAACAGTTGGAACTGTTATTTAAATCATTAATTCTTCTCTTATTTAATGTAATTACAACTTTTATTGTTATTCTACTATTTAAACCACTATGTGAACCTAAAGAAATATCTGAATATCATTTTCTATCGATTATGTACTCACAGATGGTGATCATTACGTTTATTACTTCAATCTATCACAATATTTTTTACTTAGAGCAACAGCTTAAATTGGAGAAGGAGAACGATGAGGTGATGATCAAGTCTCTAAAAGACAGAGAAATTGCCAACAATGCAGAACTTACAGCACTAAAGTTACAGATCGATCCTCACTTCATGTTTAACAATTTTAGCATTTTAACAGAACTGATTGAAACAAGAACATGTCTTGCTTCAGATTTCCTTGAGAAGCTCTCTGATGTCTACAGGTATATAATTCAAAACTATTCTCATAATTTCATACGTATTGAAGAGGAAATTGCTTTTCTGAAAGCGTACCTTTTTCTCATAAAGATAAGATATGAGGAGCGTATTAATATTGAAATTAGTAATACCGTTGAAGAAATTGAAGGCGAAATCCCTCCAGTTGTATTACAGTTATTAGTCGAAAACGCAATAAAGCATAATGTAGCTTCTCTCAAACATCCACTAACGATCAAAATATGGGTTGAAGATCAACTTCTTATTGTACAGAACAATTTGAACATTCGAAAGAGTAATTATAATTCAACTAAAGTTGGGCAGAAGAATATCTTTAGAAGATATGAGCTACTGAATATCCGTATTAAACCTCAAATAATAAAAAGCAAGACCTCTTACACTGTCAAACTTCCTATTGTATAA